In Amyelois transitella isolate CPQ chromosome 3, ilAmyTran1.1, whole genome shotgun sequence, a single genomic region encodes these proteins:
- the LOC106140099 gene encoding alpha/beta hydrolase domain-containing protein 17B, with the protein MNGLSFSELCCLFCCPPCPGKIAAKLAFLPPEPTYAFTPDETGSKFSLTLTERAEWQYSEREKENIEGFYSRTSRGNRIACLFVRCSPNARFTILFSHGNAVDLGQMSSFYLGLGTRINCNIFSYDYSGYGVSGGKPSEKNLYADIDAAWQALRTRYGISPENIILYGQSIGTVPTVDLAARYEVGAVVLHSPLMSGMRVAFPNTKRTWFFDAFPSIDKIPKVTSPVLVIHGTEDEVIDFSHGLAIYERCPRAVEPLWVEGAGHNDVELFNQYLERLKRFVSVELLN; encoded by the exons ATGAACGGGTTAAGTTTCAGTGAACTATGTTGCCTATTTTGTTGTCCGCCATGCCCGGGGAAAATTGCGGCTAAGTTAGCGTTCCTGCCTCCTGAACCCACGTATGCATTCACACCCGACGAAACGGGATCCAAGTTTTCGCTGACCCTCACCGAAAGAGCAGAATGGCAGTATTCCGAAAGGGAAAAAGAGAACATCGAGGGTTTCTACTCCAGAACATCGAGAGGCAACAGAATCGCTTGTCTCTTTGTTCGTTGCAGCCCTAACGCTCGCTTTACGATATTGTTTTCTCATGGAAATGCCGTAGATCTCGGACAAATGAGTAGTTTTTACTTAGGTTTAGGAACTAGGATAAACTGTAATATATTCAGCTATGATTACTCTGGCTATGGTGTAAGTGGTGGAAAGCCATCAGAAAAGAATTTATACGCGGATATAGACGCTGCCTGGCAAGCGTTACGCACTCGTTATGGCATCAGCCCAGAGAATATAATCCTGTATGGACAGAGCATTGGAACAGTTCCCACTGTGGACCTGGCTGCTCGGTATGAAGTGGGTGCTGTGGTGCTGCACTCTCCTCTAATGTCTGGCATGAGAGTCGCGTTTCCCAACACCAAGAGGACATGGTTCTTCGATGCCTTTCCAAG TATTGACAAAATTCCCAAAGTGACCTCTCCAGTCCTTGTTATTCATGGCACTGAAGATGAGGTGATTGACTTCTCACATGGACTAGCAATATACGAACGCTGTCCGCGCGCTGTGGAGCCCTTATGGGTAGAG GGTGCCGGACATAATGATGTCGAACTCTTTAACCAATACCTAGAAAGGCTGAAGCGATTTGTTTCAGTAGAATTGCTCAACTGA
- the LOC106140191 gene encoding F-box/WD repeat-containing protein 9, whose product MCDILQSVKDQLTDIENDFTSEQEDYEVDDNLDCALLNMPVEIILNICSFLDPHFLRNTLSKVCKRFDDILADEHLWKNWIHSKAKGAFPPLPHLRLWEEVEVNWEDICVEMDIERKKWANVEQTMKHIAVKDVHFASVDTVLLVNNAEICVSGGRDRGIALWRVQDVKPSVENEYCNIVTDVRPRHIRYDSHSGWVWDLAADNMEAATKIFSASWDNTVKAWDLEAGFACLETFQCGMSALSVVSEGNIVMAGLYSKKVLSFDLRVGPSPISSYKPHRGPVLALHTYNNMVASVSEDKTLAIWDKVAGKLLKNDIKIPTDKAYPVCISWCPTAMYVGDSKGCVHLINPEDHVYLKSHEIWPEPPIIRPSSKITSCYQSQGTMVLCSDRGEIKFLYNCYPPQEFASIKATTSDVTQMRYLNDILVVGTCDSALEFWIPIDRFTSTEP is encoded by the exons ATGTGTGACATACTACAGTCTGTAAAGGATCAGTTAACTGATATTGAGAATGACTTCACTTCAGAACAAGAAGATTATGAAGTTGATGATAATTTGGACTGTGCCCTTTTAAATATGCCAGTTGAG aTAATTCTGAATATATGCTCATTTCTGGACCCCCATTTTCTGAGAAATACCCTTAGTAAAGTATGCAAGAGGTTTGATGACATATTGGCTGATGAACACCTTTGGAAAAACTGGATTCACAGCAAAGCAAAAGGGGCCTTCCCCCCACTTCCCCACCTACGATTGTGGGAGGAAGTTGAAGTAAACTGGGAGGACATATGTGTAGAAATGGATATAGAGAGAAAGAAGTGGGCCAATGTAGAACAAACCATGAAACATATAGCTGTAAAAGATGTGCATTTTGCCTCTGTAGATACTGTTCTCCTAGTAAAT AATGCTGAAATATGTGTGTCGGGTGGGAGGGACCGCGGAATTGCTTTGTGGAGAGTTCAAGATGTCAAACCTTCTGTTGAAAATGAATATTGCAACATAGTGACAGATGTAAGACCAAGGCACATTAGGTATGATTCTCACTCTGGTTGGGTGTGGGATCTGGCCGCAGACAATATGGAAGCAGCCACAAAGATATTCTCTGCCTCATGGGACAACACAGTGAAAGCTTGGGATTTAGAAGCTGGCTTTGCATGTTTGGAAACGTTCCA ATGTGGTATGTCAGCATTATCAGTTGTCTCCGAAGGCAACATAGTAATGGCGGGATTATATTCTAAGAAAGTATTATCTTTTGATCTCAGAGTAGGGCCTAGTCCGATCAGTTCTTATAAACCCCACAGAGGTCCTGTGTTAGCGttacatacttacaacaaCATGGTAGCTTCAGTGAGTGAGGACAAAACACTTGCTATCTGGGACAAAGTAGCTGGAAAACTACtaaaaaatgatattaaaatacctacagATAAAGCTTACCCAGTTTGCATTAGCTGGTGCCCAACTGCAATGTATGTTGGTGATTCAAAAGGGTGCGTTCACTTGATTAACCCTGAAGATCATGTTTACCTGAAATCTCACGAGATCTGGCCCGAGCCGCCTATTATCAGGCCCTCTAGTAAGATAACTAGTTGCTATCAAAGTCAGGGAACAATGGTTTTATGCTCGGACAGAGGAGAAATCAAGTTTTTGTATAACTGTTATCCACCTCAAGAATTTGCTTCAATCAAGGCTACCACAAGTGATGTCACTcag ATGCGGTACCTCAATGACATATTGGTGGTTGGGACCTGCGATTCCGCCCTAGAGTTTTGGATCCCAATTGACAGATTCACAAGTACAGAACCGTGA
- the LOC106140162 gene encoding general transcription factor 3C polypeptide 3, with translation MDESKPGTSIEIIDEINTENELTNKFLSGEMSFADYSTEWFDYEDEDDVETNRRIVDESRQSNLIAEKGVIRRRKATRLTPALLGLMGEANLRFARGDKETAERMCQEIIKQIPTSAEPYQTLAQIYENDPEKSLQFSLLAAHLSPSDPNEWLRLAAISKERGDIKQEMMCYTQAIKADPHNLEIHLKRLQVLDYLEEAKYPLNSFNVSHVKCYHKIATSLPASEADTVMKYARLGVTIYHNSNEIERALDLMGAVYKKCPAAFNIEDLNILLELLISRKQYQTCLEVFVASAGVTIEAEIQTVKNSKGDIEEQTNYIKCCMPNDLQIDLKSKLLICFIYLGATDLIPSLLNDFLSNEVEKAGDLYMDIEEALTAMGYHDLAMQLLEPLVKNTSFDLGAVWLKHADCLHNLGQDDDAIQSYNKVLTHAPQHPEARKKLYNILLKKGQISEAVNALQQDYRYAISMELLYQQLCVLKEHNKSLKYMEIGQALLCKTFVQFRHPEELAISYSQKNPKNSVEHINNFRSVRGESLYLPNEIHFDEDETFKLTPQQEWELFKELLEIAFKNKKFFTMQRLTAGAITSKSLYPHRAEIEFLCFQSCLLNKDYENAIRLVKEFAQKYPNTRTWNLLGFLVNTVDEGKHARYIIRLFQKDNLAVKNIFLGNNFLTTGRYIVAFKHFLEYHNHNPKEPFSALMVGICLLVMASQRTMSKYQNLILQGMSYLLLYQKLRNCDQEAYYNLGRAYQMLSINNLAIEYYEKALAAGPIAVCSQHGVMDLTRETAYNLYILYKEQSPQMARKYLNKYLVI, from the coding sequence ATGGACGAATCAAAACCAGGTACATCGATAGAAATTATCGACGAAATAAATACGGAAAACGAATTGACAAACAAATTTCTAAGTGGTGAAATGTCTTTCGCTGATTACTCAACCGAATGGTTTGATTACGAAGATGAAGATGATGTCGAAACAAACAGAAGGATCGTGGATGAGTCGAGGCAGAGTAATCTTATTGCTGAGAAGGGTGTTATAAGACGACGTAAAGCAACTCGGTTAACACCAGCACTTTTAGGTCTAATGGGTGAAGCAAATTTGCGTTTTGCAAGAGGAGACAAAGAAACTGCAGAGCGCATGTGTCAAGAAATTATAAAGCAGATACCTACATCAGCAGAGCCTTATCAAACACTAGCTCAGATATATGAAAATGATCCAGAGAAGTCTCTGCAATTCTCTTTACTGGCAGCACATTTAAGCCCTTCAGATCCCAATGAATGGTTGAGATTAGCCGCTATATCTAAAGAAAGAGGAGATATCAAACAAGAAATGATGTGTTACACACAAGCTATAAAAGCAGATCCACATAATTTagaaattcatttaaaaagacTTCAGGTGTTAGATTATTTAGAAGAAGCAAAATATCCCCTCAATTCATTCAATGTTAGTCATGTAAAGTGTTACCATAAAATAGCAACTTCATTACCAGCAAGCGAAGCAGACACAGTCATGAAATATGCTAGGCTTGGTGTTACTATATACCACAACAGTAATGAAATCGAAAGAGCTTTAGATTTGATGGGAgctgtatataaaaaatgtccTGCAGCTTTTAATATTGAAGATCTTAACATTCTATTGGAGCTATTAATATCAAGGAAACAATACCAGACATGTCTGGAAGTGTTTGTTGCAAGTGCAGGAGTAACAATAGAAGCCGAAATTCAGACTGTAAAGAATTCTAAGGGTGATATAGAAGAGCAAAccaattatattaaatgttgTATGCCTAATGATCTGCAAATTGACTTAAAAAGCAAActgttaatttgttttatatatcttggtGCAACTGATTTGATTCCAAGTCTCCTTAATGATTTCTTGTCTAATGAAGTTGAGAAAGCTGGTGATCTGTACATGGACATAGAAGAAGCATTGACTGCAATGGGTTACCATGATTTGGCCATGCAGCTGTTAGAGCCACTAGTCAAAAATACCAGTTTTGATCTTGGTGCTGTCTGGCTCAAACATGCCGATTGCTTGCACAATTTAGGTCAGGATGatgatgctattcaatcataTAACAAAGTTTTAACTCATGCACCTCAACATCCTGAAGCtcgaaaaaaattgtataatatcCTTTTGAAAAAGGGTCAAATATCAGAAGCCGTCAATGCCCTGCAACAAGATTACCGTTATGCTATAAGCATGGAACTACTTTATCAACAGTTATGTGTCTTGAAAGAACACAATAAATCTCTTAAATATATGGAAATTGGGCAAGCTCTGCTTTGTAAAACATTTGTTCAATTTAGACATCCTGAAGAACTTGCTATCAGCTACAGtcaaaaaaatccaaaaaattCTGtagaacatataaataatttccgCAGTGTTCGTGGTGAAAGTCTTTACTTACCCAATGAAATACACTTTGATGAAGATGAAACTTTTAAACTAACTCCCCAACAGGAATGGGAGCTTTTTAAAGAGTTATTGGAGATTgcctttaaaaacaaaaagttttttacaATGCAACGTTTGACTGCTGGTGCAATAACTTCAAAGTCTTTATATCCACATCGAGCAGAAATTGAATTCCTTTGCTTTCAATCTTGTCTTTTGAATAAAGATTATGAGAATGCAATAAGATTAGTAAAAGAATTTGCTCAAAAGTACCCTAATACTCGGACATGGAATCTTCTGGGATTTCTTGTCAATACTGTTGATGAAGGTAAACATGCACGGTATATAATACGACTTTTCCAGAAAGATAACCTagcagtaaaaaatatatttcttggaaataattttttaactactGGAAGATACATAGTTGCATTCAAACATTTCTTAGAATATCATAACCATAACCCAAAAGAGCCCTTTTCGGCATTGATGGTTGGAATATGTTTATTAGTGATGGCTTCACAAAGAACTATGAGCAAATACCAAAATTTGATACTGCAGGGTATGTCATACTTACTGCTTTATCAGAAACTCAGAAATTGTGATCAAGAAGCCTACTATAACTTGGGAAGGGCTTATCAAATGTTGAGTATCAATAATTTAGCTATAGAATACTATGAAAAAGCATTGGCAGCAGGACCGATTGCTGTCTGCTCTCAGCATGGAGTCATGGACTTGACTAGAGAGACAGCCTATAATCTTTACATATTGTACAAAGAACAATCGCCTCAAATGGCTaggaaatatttgaataaatatcttgttatatga
- the LOC106140161 gene encoding DNA ligase 4 isoform X1: MDIEEVVPVNSVAFADLCSVLDQLYEVQRNHRKQQNKTRGIREEQENILKKFLNECKLASAKVTEKKNSSLFNILRLLLPMWDRERSPYNMKQSKLGALLVKVLAIKDSLDAQKLQNYKSAATTNAPDFAEVAYIVLKKRFGEKPGYLDVGKVNALLDKIATAEVGNKGPVLDEAFKFALNKMSPAQFKWFLRIILKDMKLTMGTNRILAAFHPDAPTYNKECNNLFKVCEMFDEGNTRPVEMGVQLFCPVCPMRCERLDVTEANIILSVDKTYFIENKFDGERFQIHMENGIFEYFSRRGHNYSENYGKTYESGLLTPNLKDCFIASVSSFIIDGEMMGWHKYSKTFKIKGEPFDVKKITEKSSLRPCFIAYDVLMYNGRSLVGQAASGGLPLAQRLPMLDDMFHDVTGVILHSKREIVKDRSDIMTKLNDAIEKEEEGIVIKDASSYYLPSATRGGWYKCKPEYTKSTMSDMDLVIIGADEAANKRQGRANTFHVACADVTNPGEPPLRWLCVGRVSTGLSFEELRTLCAALERHWVPRQTRPPPAALVFSKQKPDLWILPEHSVVLQVRATELIRSAESAIGYTIRFPRIERLREDKPVNDVMTLQEFNNLISNKNSVTKLATSLVSADQMESGQVKITRKRKLKEEPRVASHLRVISSTDVEAKSRALLNRKICLLSGDEDCSIEELDRIVRSHSGIRVANVGNDTWCAVVGKSTALALRIIKSEEVDVTSTTWLRSLELSQEPCRIEPLDLLAMKWETRKSLCMEFDQYGDSYTKPIDMNTMKRCFDKMDSEPKIHLTQQEMLEIDKELFGEANPFSFLRCCCIYFMNQRCVLSFRARMFGATVCKASCPGLTYVVVGKSSKIEDVEKLKSETDASFVTEEWMQQCLVARKILPVI; encoded by the exons ATGGATATAGAAGAAGTTGTGCCAGTAAATTCTGTTGCTTTCGCGGACTTATGCTCCGTTTTGGATCAGCTCTACGAAGTACAGAGGAATCACAGGAAACAACAGAACAAAACAAGGGGTATAAGAGAGgaacaagaaaatattttgaagaagtttttaaatgaatgtaaatTAGCTTCTGCTAAAGTTACAGAAAAAAAG aatTCCAGCCTTTTTAATATCCTTCGCCTGTTACTCCCCATGTGGGACCGTGAGAGGAGTCCATACAACATGAAACAGAGCAAACTGGGTGCGTTGTTGGTCAAGGTTCTGGCTATTAAGGACTCGTTAGATGCGCAGAAGCTTCAGAACTATAAATCCGCGGCTACCACTAATGCGCCGGATTTTGCTGAGGTCGCCTACATTGTGCTCAAGAAAAGGTTCGGGGAAAAACCTGGATACCTAGATGTGGGGAAAGTGAACGCGCTTTTAGATAAAATAGCGACGGCCGAAGTGGGAAATAAAGGAC ctGTTCTTGACGAAGCATTCAAATTCGCCCTAAACAAAATGAGTCCAGCACAGTTCAAATGGTTTCTGAGGATCATACTCAAAGATATGAAACTGACGATGGGAACCAATCGCATTTTAGCGGCTTTCCATCCTGACGCACCGACCTACAACAAAGAatgcaataatttatttaaa GTTTGCGAGATGTTTGACGAGGGTAATACTCGGCCTGTAGAGATGGGCGTACAGTTATTCTGTCCAGTTTGTCCTATGCGCTGCGAACGACTTGATGTGACGGAGGCAAATATTATTCTGTCTGTGGATAAAACGTActttattgaaaacaaatttGACGGAGAACGTTTTCAG ATCCATATGGAGAATGGTATTTTCGAGTATTTTTCCCGACGAGGCCACAATTATTCAGAAAACTATGGCAAGACTTACGAATCTGGATTGTTGACTCCGAATCTGAAGGACTGCTTTATAGCCAGCGTCTCCAGCTTCATAATAGATGGAGAGATGATGGGCTGGCACAAATACagcaaaacatttaaaatcaaaG GTGAACCTTTCGATGTAAAGAAAATAACGGAGAAGTCCAGTTTACGTCCTTGTTTCATTGCATACGATGTGCTAATGTACAATGGGAGGTCGCTAGTGGGCCAAGCGGCATCGGGAGGTTTGCCGCTCGCCCAACGTCTGCCGATGTTAGATGACATGTTCCATGATGTCACTGGCGTCATACTGCATAGTAAGCGGGAGATTGTTAAGGATAG ATCGGATATAATGACCAAGTTAAACGATGCCATAGAGAAGGAAGAGGAAGGTATTGTCATAAAAGATGCTTCATCCTACTATTTGCCCAGCGCGACGCGGGGTGGCTGGTACAAATGTAAACCTgag TACACGAAGTCAACAATGAGTGATATGGACCTGGTCATCATAGGCGCGGACGAAGCCGCTAACAAGCGACAGGGGCGCGCTAATACCTTCCACGTTGCCTGTGCAGACGTCACCAATCCAG GTGAGCCTCCGCTTCGTTGGCTGTGCGTAGGCCGAGTATCAACAGGCCTATCGTTCGAAGAACTAAGAACCCTGTGCGCAGCTTTAGAACGGCATTGGGTGCCGCGGCAAACGAGGCCGCCGCCGGCCGCACTCGTCTTTAGCAAACAGAAGCCTGACTTGTGGATCTTGCCGGAGCATTCTGTTGTTTTACAG GTACGAGCTACGGAACTTATTCGTAGTGCGGAAAGTGCCATAGGATATACTATACGCTTCCCGCGAATAGAGCGTCTGCGCGAAGACAAGCCTGTCAACGACGTCATGACGCTGCAAGAGTTCAATAACCTCATATCT aataaaaacagCGTGACGAAACTAGCCACCAGTTTAGTAAGTGCGGACCAAATGGAGAGTGGTCAGGTGAAAATCACGAGAAAGCGGAAATTAAAAGAAGAGCCAAGAGTAGCGTCACATTTGCGTGTAATTTCATCCACAGATGTGGAGGCCAAGTCGAGAGCTTTATTGAATcgtaaaatatgtttactgtCGGGCGATGAAGACTGTTCGATAGAAGAATTGGACAGGATAGTGAGGTCCCATAGTGGGATTCGCGTCGCTAATGTAG GCAATGACACATGGTGCGCGGTGGTAGGCAAATCCACCGCGCTTGCCCTACGCATCATTAAATCTGAAGAGGTTGACGTCACCTCTACAACCTGGCTCCGATCTCTGGAGCTTTCCCAAGAGCCTTGTCGAATAGAACCTTTGGATTTATTGGCGATGAAATGGGAGACTAGGAAAAGCCTTTGTATGGAATTCGATCAATACGGAGATAGTTACACCAAGCCGATTGATATGAACACGATGAAGCGATGTTTTGATAAAATGGACAGT GAACCAAAGATACACCTAACGCAACAAGAAATGTTGGAAATCGACAAGGAGTTATTCGGCGAAGCCAACCCTTTCTCATTCTTAAGATGTTGCtgcatatattttatgaaccaACGCTGCGTTCTGTCCTTTAGAGCGCGAATGTTCGGGGCTACTGTATGCAAGGCGTCGTGCCCCGGTCTAACGTACGTGGTTGTAGGAAAATCGTCGAAAATTGAAGATGTCGAGaaattaaaaagtgaaacTGATGCTTCATTTGTAACTGAAGAATGGATGCAACAGTGCCTTGTTGCTAGAAAAATATTGCCGGTGATATAa
- the LOC106140161 gene encoding DNA ligase 4 isoform X2 has protein sequence MWDRERSPYNMKQSKLGALLVKVLAIKDSLDAQKLQNYKSAATTNAPDFAEVAYIVLKKRFGEKPGYLDVGKVNALLDKIATAEVGNKGPVLDEAFKFALNKMSPAQFKWFLRIILKDMKLTMGTNRILAAFHPDAPTYNKECNNLFKVCEMFDEGNTRPVEMGVQLFCPVCPMRCERLDVTEANIILSVDKTYFIENKFDGERFQIHMENGIFEYFSRRGHNYSENYGKTYESGLLTPNLKDCFIASVSSFIIDGEMMGWHKYSKTFKIKGEPFDVKKITEKSSLRPCFIAYDVLMYNGRSLVGQAASGGLPLAQRLPMLDDMFHDVTGVILHSKREIVKDRSDIMTKLNDAIEKEEEGIVIKDASSYYLPSATRGGWYKCKPEYTKSTMSDMDLVIIGADEAANKRQGRANTFHVACADVTNPGEPPLRWLCVGRVSTGLSFEELRTLCAALERHWVPRQTRPPPAALVFSKQKPDLWILPEHSVVLQVRATELIRSAESAIGYTIRFPRIERLREDKPVNDVMTLQEFNNLISNKNSVTKLATSLVSADQMESGQVKITRKRKLKEEPRVASHLRVISSTDVEAKSRALLNRKICLLSGDEDCSIEELDRIVRSHSGIRVANVGNDTWCAVVGKSTALALRIIKSEEVDVTSTTWLRSLELSQEPCRIEPLDLLAMKWETRKSLCMEFDQYGDSYTKPIDMNTMKRCFDKMDSEPKIHLTQQEMLEIDKELFGEANPFSFLRCCCIYFMNQRCVLSFRARMFGATVCKASCPGLTYVVVGKSSKIEDVEKLKSETDASFVTEEWMQQCLVARKILPVI, from the exons ATGTGGGACCGTGAGAGGAGTCCATACAACATGAAACAGAGCAAACTGGGTGCGTTGTTGGTCAAGGTTCTGGCTATTAAGGACTCGTTAGATGCGCAGAAGCTTCAGAACTATAAATCCGCGGCTACCACTAATGCGCCGGATTTTGCTGAGGTCGCCTACATTGTGCTCAAGAAAAGGTTCGGGGAAAAACCTGGATACCTAGATGTGGGGAAAGTGAACGCGCTTTTAGATAAAATAGCGACGGCCGAAGTGGGAAATAAAGGAC ctGTTCTTGACGAAGCATTCAAATTCGCCCTAAACAAAATGAGTCCAGCACAGTTCAAATGGTTTCTGAGGATCATACTCAAAGATATGAAACTGACGATGGGAACCAATCGCATTTTAGCGGCTTTCCATCCTGACGCACCGACCTACAACAAAGAatgcaataatttatttaaa GTTTGCGAGATGTTTGACGAGGGTAATACTCGGCCTGTAGAGATGGGCGTACAGTTATTCTGTCCAGTTTGTCCTATGCGCTGCGAACGACTTGATGTGACGGAGGCAAATATTATTCTGTCTGTGGATAAAACGTActttattgaaaacaaatttGACGGAGAACGTTTTCAG ATCCATATGGAGAATGGTATTTTCGAGTATTTTTCCCGACGAGGCCACAATTATTCAGAAAACTATGGCAAGACTTACGAATCTGGATTGTTGACTCCGAATCTGAAGGACTGCTTTATAGCCAGCGTCTCCAGCTTCATAATAGATGGAGAGATGATGGGCTGGCACAAATACagcaaaacatttaaaatcaaaG GTGAACCTTTCGATGTAAAGAAAATAACGGAGAAGTCCAGTTTACGTCCTTGTTTCATTGCATACGATGTGCTAATGTACAATGGGAGGTCGCTAGTGGGCCAAGCGGCATCGGGAGGTTTGCCGCTCGCCCAACGTCTGCCGATGTTAGATGACATGTTCCATGATGTCACTGGCGTCATACTGCATAGTAAGCGGGAGATTGTTAAGGATAG ATCGGATATAATGACCAAGTTAAACGATGCCATAGAGAAGGAAGAGGAAGGTATTGTCATAAAAGATGCTTCATCCTACTATTTGCCCAGCGCGACGCGGGGTGGCTGGTACAAATGTAAACCTgag TACACGAAGTCAACAATGAGTGATATGGACCTGGTCATCATAGGCGCGGACGAAGCCGCTAACAAGCGACAGGGGCGCGCTAATACCTTCCACGTTGCCTGTGCAGACGTCACCAATCCAG GTGAGCCTCCGCTTCGTTGGCTGTGCGTAGGCCGAGTATCAACAGGCCTATCGTTCGAAGAACTAAGAACCCTGTGCGCAGCTTTAGAACGGCATTGGGTGCCGCGGCAAACGAGGCCGCCGCCGGCCGCACTCGTCTTTAGCAAACAGAAGCCTGACTTGTGGATCTTGCCGGAGCATTCTGTTGTTTTACAG GTACGAGCTACGGAACTTATTCGTAGTGCGGAAAGTGCCATAGGATATACTATACGCTTCCCGCGAATAGAGCGTCTGCGCGAAGACAAGCCTGTCAACGACGTCATGACGCTGCAAGAGTTCAATAACCTCATATCT aataaaaacagCGTGACGAAACTAGCCACCAGTTTAGTAAGTGCGGACCAAATGGAGAGTGGTCAGGTGAAAATCACGAGAAAGCGGAAATTAAAAGAAGAGCCAAGAGTAGCGTCACATTTGCGTGTAATTTCATCCACAGATGTGGAGGCCAAGTCGAGAGCTTTATTGAATcgtaaaatatgtttactgtCGGGCGATGAAGACTGTTCGATAGAAGAATTGGACAGGATAGTGAGGTCCCATAGTGGGATTCGCGTCGCTAATGTAG GCAATGACACATGGTGCGCGGTGGTAGGCAAATCCACCGCGCTTGCCCTACGCATCATTAAATCTGAAGAGGTTGACGTCACCTCTACAACCTGGCTCCGATCTCTGGAGCTTTCCCAAGAGCCTTGTCGAATAGAACCTTTGGATTTATTGGCGATGAAATGGGAGACTAGGAAAAGCCTTTGTATGGAATTCGATCAATACGGAGATAGTTACACCAAGCCGATTGATATGAACACGATGAAGCGATGTTTTGATAAAATGGACAGT GAACCAAAGATACACCTAACGCAACAAGAAATGTTGGAAATCGACAAGGAGTTATTCGGCGAAGCCAACCCTTTCTCATTCTTAAGATGTTGCtgcatatattttatgaaccaACGCTGCGTTCTGTCCTTTAGAGCGCGAATGTTCGGGGCTACTGTATGCAAGGCGTCGTGCCCCGGTCTAACGTACGTGGTTGTAGGAAAATCGTCGAAAATTGAAGATGTCGAGaaattaaaaagtgaaacTGATGCTTCATTTGTAACTGAAGAATGGATGCAACAGTGCCTTGTTGCTAGAAAAATATTGCCGGTGATATAa